From Schaalia sp. ZJ405, one genomic window encodes:
- a CDS encoding TrmH family RNA methyltransferase: MASKFSPERPAVLDNPHSDRVRKVAGLAGRSARSRTRLMLVEGPQAVREVVSFRGSHLRDVYVTRTASAMHPDIVEAAYQATRWVHEVTDDVAQAMSPDAQGILAVAELSAIDTDNGVTIPEGATIAVFAQGRDPGNVGTIIRTADAMGASAVITVSGTVDVRNPKVVRSSAGSVFHLPIVSVSSFDEAVVQCRAWGATLLGTTGGSGTIALDTLISDPRSVLRATHAWVFGNEAKGLQPEQLQACDVLVNIPMTGPTESLNVASAAAMCLYASQLRRSTRSARGRSDNTGAPIS; encoded by the coding sequence ATGGCGTCGAAGTTTTCACCTGAACGCCCAGCGGTCCTCGACAATCCGCATTCAGATCGAGTGCGGAAAGTCGCGGGACTTGCTGGGCGTTCTGCGCGTTCACGGACTCGCCTCATGCTCGTTGAGGGGCCTCAGGCTGTCCGCGAAGTCGTGTCCTTCCGCGGCTCGCATCTGCGCGACGTGTACGTGACGAGGACGGCCTCGGCCATGCACCCCGATATCGTTGAGGCGGCGTATCAGGCCACGCGATGGGTCCACGAAGTCACAGATGACGTTGCTCAGGCAATGAGTCCGGATGCTCAGGGGATTCTTGCGGTTGCCGAGCTTTCAGCGATCGATACGGACAATGGCGTGACGATACCTGAGGGCGCGACCATCGCGGTTTTCGCCCAGGGACGCGACCCGGGAAACGTTGGGACAATCATTCGTACCGCCGATGCGATGGGAGCCTCAGCGGTCATCACGGTCAGCGGAACCGTTGACGTTCGCAACCCCAAAGTTGTCCGATCCTCCGCCGGGTCAGTGTTCCACCTGCCGATTGTTTCCGTTTCATCTTTCGATGAGGCTGTTGTCCAGTGCCGCGCGTGGGGGGCGACGCTCCTGGGAACAACCGGGGGAAGTGGCACCATCGCCCTCGATACCCTTATTTCTGATCCCCGCTCCGTCCTCCGCGCAACTCACGCATGGGTCTTTGGCAACGAAGCGAAAGGCCTTCAACCCGAGCAGCTTCAGGCCTGCGACGTCCTCGTCAATATCCCGATGACCGGACCCACGGAATCACTGAACGTCGCGTCGGCAGCTGCGATGTGTCTCTACGCCTCACAGTTGCGCCGGTCAACCCGCTCAGCCCGCGGGCGCTCCGATAACACGGGCGCTCCGATAAGCTGA
- the thiL gene encoding thiamine-phosphate kinase, with the protein MTLISELDEGELIRRFQEILPEGQRTIIGIGDDCAQIAAPEGSFIVTTDVIVEDQHFLRAWSRPEEIGARVAAQNLADIAGMGGYCSGLVVSLALTAQTEVDWLMDVVGGMASRAQAAGAGIIGGDLSAGEKMVLSVTAFGWCPNGPVTRTGGQPGDVLAVCGEVGWSHAGLDLLLGGHVDPSTRDVGVLGEAGAHALATYRAPNPPLEAGPRAARAGAHAMMDLSDGIAKDGGRMARASGVVIDLDRQALEDYARQLEPVAHMCGGNPMTWVLSGGEDHGMLAAFPSDRPLPEGFHPIGHLRQPRTGEEPCQLLEGREVIGGWDHFAQ; encoded by the coding sequence ATGACGCTGATCAGTGAACTTGACGAGGGCGAACTCATTCGCCGTTTTCAGGAAATCCTCCCCGAAGGGCAACGCACGATCATCGGTATCGGTGATGATTGCGCGCAGATTGCAGCACCTGAGGGGTCTTTCATTGTGACAACGGACGTCATCGTTGAGGACCAGCACTTCCTGCGCGCGTGGTCGCGCCCAGAGGAAATCGGCGCACGCGTTGCCGCCCAGAACCTTGCGGATATTGCGGGGATGGGAGGGTACTGTTCCGGACTGGTTGTGTCTCTTGCCCTCACTGCGCAGACCGAGGTTGACTGGCTGATGGATGTCGTTGGTGGCATGGCGTCGCGCGCCCAAGCTGCGGGAGCCGGGATTATCGGCGGAGACCTGAGTGCCGGTGAAAAAATGGTGCTCTCTGTGACGGCTTTTGGGTGGTGTCCCAACGGTCCGGTCACGCGTACGGGCGGCCAGCCAGGCGATGTTCTCGCGGTGTGCGGCGAGGTCGGATGGTCGCACGCCGGCCTGGACTTGCTGCTCGGTGGGCACGTCGACCCGTCGACCCGGGATGTGGGAGTCCTGGGGGAAGCCGGAGCCCATGCGCTCGCAACGTATCGGGCCCCGAATCCGCCTCTGGAAGCTGGACCACGTGCCGCCCGAGCTGGCGCTCACGCAATGATGGATCTCTCCGATGGGATCGCAAAAGACGGGGGCCGCATGGCTCGGGCCAGTGGTGTTGTCATTGACCTTGATCGTCAAGCCCTGGAGGACTACGCCCGTCAGCTCGAACCCGTGGCTCACATGTGCGGCGGCAACCCCATGACGTGGGTGCTCAGCGGGGGAGAGGATCACGGGATGCTCGCGGCTTTCCCGTCGGATCGTCCTCTTCCAGAAGGTTTCCATCCGATTGGTCACCTGCGTCAACCTCGGACCGGTGAGGAGCCGTGTCAGCTCCTTGAGGGGCGCGAAGTAATCGGTGGTTGGGACCACTTCGCGCAGTAG